GCACTTTACGCGTCATTTTCCACAAATCCACCATCCCTACAACGACAACGAGAGTTTTTTCTTTCTCTCTTCATTCTCTATCATGAGGCATTCATGAAGTTCAGCGCTTCCCAGAGCAGTCTGCTCAGTGCTTTTCAACTTCTGGCGGCGATTGTGCCGACCAAGAGTCCGATGCCGGTGCTCATGCATTTTCTGGTGGAACTCAGCGGAAAATGGCTGAAGATCACGGCTACAGATCTCGAAATATCCATGGAAACGAAGGTTGAAGTCAACGGCGAGAAAGACGGACGAGCCTTACTTCCGGCTCGTAAGTTTTTGGAACTACTGCGCGATTTTCCCGATGTAAGCATTCACGTTGAAGCGGGAGACAGCGGGAGAATTAAGCTCAAAGCCGATGACAAGAAATACAATCTGGCCGGAGAAAACGTCCAGAACTATCCGAAAGTGCCGTCGCTTGAAAAAGTGGAAGCGTTGAAAATCAGCCAAACTCAGCTTCGACGGATGATCGCGAAGTGCGGGTTTGCCGTGTCACGGGATGAACTGCGTCCGCAGCTTACCGGCGTGTACGCGAAAGTCACGACGGAGGAACTTCGTTTCGTGACGACGGATGGACATCGCCTGGTGAAAATCAACTACCATCACAACGGATTCAGCGGGGCGGCGGCCGAGTGTATTGCTCCGGCGAAGGCGATGCAGAGTGCGGCCCGGCTGTGTGAACGGGAAGGGGATATTGAGATATTCTTCGCCGAGAAGCAAATCGCTTTTCGGGTGGGACCGACGACGATGATCGCCAAGCTCATCGAGGGTCGCTATCCCAACTACGAAGCGGTAATTCCAAGTGAGAACAAGAACAAGCTGACCATGGATCTGGATCAATTTCAGGCGTCGGTGCGACGGGCGGCGATCGTCTCAAACGAGATTTCCCGGCAGATCCGTTTGAAGATCCAGAAAGAGATGCTGGAGATTCTGGTCGAGGACATCGAACAGGGCAACGAGGGCCGTGAGACCGTGCCGTGCAGCTATGACGGCGAGCCGATGGATATCGGCTACAACGCGGGCTACGTGCTGGACGTCCTCAAACAGGTGGACACCGCGGAAGTGGTTTTCGATTTGGGAACGTCCACCTCGGCGGGAATCGTCCGCCCCACGGAACAGGAAGAAAAGGAAGACCTGCTGATGCTCATTATGCCTGTCCGACTGAACTGAGGGCAGGAATCTGTTCGGGAGCTTGGCAGGATAG
The sequence above is drawn from the bacterium genome and encodes:
- the dnaN gene encoding DNA polymerase III subunit beta: MKFSASQSSLLSAFQLLAAIVPTKSPMPVLMHFLVELSGKWLKITATDLEISMETKVEVNGEKDGRALLPARKFLELLRDFPDVSIHVEAGDSGRIKLKADDKKYNLAGENVQNYPKVPSLEKVEALKISQTQLRRMIAKCGFAVSRDELRPQLTGVYAKVTTEELRFVTTDGHRLVKINYHHNGFSGAAAECIAPAKAMQSAARLCEREGDIEIFFAEKQIAFRVGPTTMIAKLIEGRYPNYEAVIPSENKNKLTMDLDQFQASVRRAAIVSNEISRQIRLKIQKEMLEILVEDIEQGNEGRETVPCSYDGEPMDIGYNAGYVLDVLKQVDTAEVVFDLGTSTSAGIVRPTEQEEKEDLLMLIMPVRLN